Proteins from a single region of Natrinema salifodinae:
- a CDS encoding IclR family transcriptional regulator yields MSKPNHPVRTVSRTFEILEVLQELDGAGVSEVTDHVDIGKSAVHNHLTTLANREYVDKDGDEYHIGLSFLGLGAYARNRTPIYDVAKSQVDELADETGELVNLLVEKNGRGIYLYQAQGENAVELDTHEGKRVRLHCTGLGKAILAFRPREEVEGMLSEHGLPRLTPRTITDREDLYAELEAIREQRYAVDREERLNGLRCLAAPITDDADRSIAAVSVSCPVHRVDDERFHEALTEAVLGTANVIELEHNYS; encoded by the coding sequence ATGTCGAAACCGAATCATCCCGTTCGGACCGTCAGCCGGACCTTCGAAATTCTCGAAGTGCTTCAGGAACTCGACGGCGCCGGCGTCTCGGAAGTAACGGATCACGTCGACATCGGGAAGAGCGCGGTCCACAACCACCTGACGACGCTGGCGAACCGCGAGTACGTCGACAAGGACGGCGACGAGTATCACATCGGCCTCTCGTTTCTCGGATTAGGCGCGTACGCGCGGAATCGGACTCCGATCTACGACGTCGCCAAATCTCAGGTCGACGAACTCGCCGACGAAACCGGCGAACTCGTCAATCTCCTCGTCGAGAAGAACGGCCGCGGGATCTACCTCTACCAGGCCCAGGGCGAGAACGCGGTCGAACTCGACACCCACGAGGGCAAGCGCGTTCGGCTTCACTGTACCGGCCTCGGAAAAGCGATTCTCGCCTTTCGGCCCCGCGAGGAGGTCGAGGGAATGCTCTCCGAACACGGTCTGCCGAGACTGACGCCCCGAACGATCACCGATCGGGAGGACCTCTACGCGGAACTCGAGGCGATCCGCGAGCAGCGATACGCCGTCGATCGGGAGGAGCGGCTTAACGGACTGCGGTGTCTCGCGGCGCCGATCACCGACGACGCCGACCGGAGCATTGCGGCGGTGAGCGTCTCCTGTCCCGTCCACCGGGTCGACGACGAGCGGTTTCACGAAGCACTCACCGAGGCGGTGCTGGGGACCGCGAACGTCATCGAACTCGAGCACAACTACTCCTGA